The Pseudomonas chlororaphis subsp. piscium genome contains the following window.
GGGCTCGGCCTGCTCGATCACGCTGGCCCGGCGTTCGGCACTGGCGCGCCAGCCGTGGGGCGTCATGGCCAGCAGGTTGGCGCGATCCTGTGGATTGCTCAGCGTCAACTTGAAGTCCAGGGTTTCACTGTGTTGCAGCGCCATGCCCGCGGGCACCAGCGCCAGGTGTTTGTCGTCGGTATATTCGCGGACCTCGTCGTACAGGCGCTCGCGCAATTCCATCAGGTGACCGCTGGTCGGCCCGACCTTCATCAGGCCGCCGCCAGGGCTGAGCAGGCGCTTGGCTTCCTGCCAGTCGAGCGGGCTGAAGACGCTGGCGAGGAACTGGCAGCTGGCGTCGGCCAGGGGCACCCGGGCCATGCTGGCGATCAACCAGGTCAGCTGCGGGGCACGGCGGCAGGCGCGCTTGACCGCTTCCCGGGAGATGTCCAGGGCATAACCGTCCGCCTGGGGCAGGGCTTGGGCGATCTGTGCGGTGTAGTAACCCTCGCCGCAACCGATATCGACCCAGCGCTGCGGGGCGCGCTCGGCGGCCAGTTCGGCCAGGCGCTTGGCCACCGGTGCGTAGTGGCCGGCATTGAGAAAGTCGCGGCGGGCTTCGACCATGGCCTGGTTGTCGCCCGGGTCGCGGCTGTTCTTGTGCTGCACCGGCAACAGGTTCAGGTAACCCTGGCGGGCGCGGTCGAAGCGGTGCCCGGCCGGGCACACGACACCGTTGTCGACGGCGCTCAGGGGCGCCGCGCAGATAGGGCAGGCAAGCATCAGGCGAGCAACTTGATCAGGGTCTGGTAGTAGATTTCGGTCAGCACGTCGAGGTCGCTGGCCAGCACCCGCTCGTTGACCTGGTGGATGGTGGCGTTGACCGGGCCCAGCTCGACCACCTGGGTGCCGAGGGTGGCGATGAAACGCCCGTCGGAGGTACCGCCGCTGGTGGAAGCCTTGGTCTCGCGGCCGGTGACATCCTTGATGCTGGCCGACACCGCGTCGAGCAGGGCGCCCGGCTCGGTGAGGAACGGCAGGCCCGACAGCGCCCACTCCACATGCCAGTCCAGGCCGTGCTTGTCGAGGATGGTAGCCACGCGCTGTTGCAGGCCTTCGACCGTGGATTCGGTGGAGAAGCGGAAGTTGAACACCGCCACCAGCTCGCCGGGGATCACGTTGGTCGCGCCGGTGCCGGAATTCAGGTTGGAAATCTGGAAGCTGGTGGGCGGGAAGAAGGCATTGCCGTCGTCCCAATGTTCCGCGGCCAGTTCGGCCAGGGCCGGGGCGGCCAGGTGGATCGGGTTCTTGGCCAGGTGCG
Protein-coding sequences here:
- a CDS encoding putative RNA methyltransferase encodes the protein MLACPICAAPLSAVDNGVVCPAGHRFDRARQGYLNLLPVQHKNSRDPGDNQAMVEARRDFLNAGHYAPVAKRLAELAAERAPQRWVDIGCGEGYYTAQIAQALPQADGYALDISREAVKRACRRAPQLTWLIASMARVPLADASCQFLASVFSPLDWQEAKRLLSPGGGLMKVGPTSGHLMELRERLYDEVREYTDDKHLALVPAGMALQHSETLDFKLTLSNPQDRANLLAMTPHGWRASAERRASVIEQAEPFEVSVSMRYDYFVLQ